A genomic stretch from Mesotoga sp. BH458_6_3_2_1 includes:
- a CDS encoding nucleoside phosphorylase has translation MSGHLGIIDLFFAARIVAKGADMEKRLPILEHDYERPAVIEPTKVISSIPEMPERAVILFYQGVIETLLSKGLLKKIIDRRSEVGFFPVYEIEYREVKVAILNPGLGAPSAAGFYEELIALGVRKTIACGSCGVLKREIPRGEIIVVESAIRDEGTSYHYLEPSREIAVDTEVLKKVEASLEALSIPYLKGKTWTTDAFYRETKKIVKERIDEGCITVEMEASALMAVSKFRNVLFGQLLSSGDDVSGEEWDRRFHPEAASHKERVFWAAIECCLRL, from the coding sequence GTGTCAGGTCATTTGGGGATTATCGATCTCTTTTTCGCTGCTAGAATAGTCGCAAAGGGGGCAGATATGGAGAAGCGTTTACCTATTCTGGAACATGATTATGAAAGACCGGCCGTCATAGAACCGACGAAAGTCATCTCTTCGATCCCCGAAATGCCGGAAAGAGCGGTAATTCTCTTCTATCAGGGCGTGATAGAGACTCTCTTGAGCAAGGGTCTTCTGAAGAAGATCATTGACAGGAGAAGCGAGGTAGGATTCTTCCCAGTCTATGAGATCGAATACAGAGAGGTCAAAGTCGCTATCTTGAATCCCGGACTTGGAGCTCCGTCGGCGGCGGGCTTCTATGAGGAGCTCATCGCCCTTGGAGTTAGAAAAACAATAGCCTGCGGCTCATGCGGAGTATTGAAGAGAGAGATCCCTAGGGGAGAAATCATAGTCGTTGAATCTGCCATCAGAGACGAGGGAACATCGTACCATTACCTTGAGCCTTCCCGCGAAATCGCTGTAGATACAGAGGTGTTGAAAAAGGTGGAGGCCTCACTGGAAGCTTTATCGATTCCATATCTCAAGGGAAAGACGTGGACAACAGACGCTTTCTACAGGGAGACGAAGAAGATAGTCAAGGAGAGAATCGACGAGGGCTGTATTACCGTCGAAATGGAGGCTTCGGCCCTTATGGCCGTCTCGAAGTTCAGAAATGTCCTCTTTGGACAGCTGCTTTCCTCGGGAGACGACGTTAGCGGCGAAGAGTGGGACAGAAGATTTCATCCCGAGGCCGCCAGTCATAAGGAGCGTGTCTTCTGGGCGGCGATAGAGTGCTGCCTGAGATTATAG
- a CDS encoding phosphatase PAP2 family protein: MWDALNQIELSIMDSLNAVMSGQFIDLFLSFMLFLERGALVWILLTVFLLFDKRFRRVGYMTSLGLGITLFIVFVILKPVFGRLRPLEFIEGYTIIFPIPQTYSFPSSPVAVAFAYTAVLWNSVKMLRVPLVLLSFLIALAEVYVYFSYFSDVIAGALIGIACGIATVWLFDKYTIIKPERNDKSGS, translated from the coding sequence ATGTGGGATGCGCTTAATCAGATTGAGCTTTCGATTATGGATTCGCTTAATGCAGTTATGTCTGGCCAGTTTATAGATCTTTTCCTCTCTTTCATGCTGTTTCTCGAGAGAGGGGCCTTAGTGTGGATCCTTCTTACGGTCTTTCTCCTCTTCGATAAGAGATTCCGCAGGGTCGGCTATATGACTTCGCTCGGACTCGGCATAACTCTGTTCATTGTCTTCGTTATCCTAAAGCCCGTTTTCGGGAGGCTACGGCCGCTAGAGTTTATCGAGGGATATACTATCATCTTTCCAATTCCCCAGACTTACTCCTTCCCCTCTTCTCCGGTTGCCGTCGCTTTTGCCTACACTGCAGTCTTATGGAACAGCGTCAAGATGCTCAGGGTTCCGCTTGTTCTACTTTCTTTTCTAATAGCTCTGGCAGAGGTTTACGTCTATTTCAGCTATTTCTCGGACGTTATTGCCGGTGCCCTTATCGGCATCGCATGCGGAATCGCCACCGTCTGGCTCTTCGACAAGTACACTATTATCAAGCCTGAGAGAAACGACAAATCCGGCAGCTAA
- a CDS encoding SAM hydroxide adenosyltransferase, translated as MLKRGFLLGVFVILSALMLAGIVGAVAEIDKYGNVHTNIPMEAVVYAAIESGDLVYVTMGTTTIMVPFVTTYGDVDRGQPLARYSDMHVLLAINYGNFAQTYGLEVGSPVYMGLVEKGAYKDELEIRHLVRSDVREDYASDAVFANFREITLGDIAPGKLYRCSHPSIDDPRAPYASALIEQAGIKTVINLSDSDEELALNLEYSEYYKSIGEAGNLINLNMGVDPLADDFAKKLGEGLRFMIVHEPPYLIHCVEGKDRAGIASALLGAIMNAKTDEIYADYVKSYENYYNVLPGTAAYDAVRKIVADLFVLMNNGNPVSDVNVKSVALNYLTKRAGLTYTEIAAIQDILR; from the coding sequence ATGCTTAAAAGAGGGTTTTTACTGGGTGTATTTGTGATTCTGTCGGCTTTGATGCTCGCAGGAATAGTTGGCGCGGTAGCCGAAATTGATAAGTACGGTAACGTTCATACGAATATCCCCATGGAAGCAGTTGTTTACGCCGCTATTGAATCAGGAGACTTGGTCTACGTAACGATGGGTACAACCACAATCATGGTCCCATTCGTAACAACATATGGTGATGTCGACAGAGGACAGCCTCTTGCAAGATACTCCGACATGCATGTTCTTCTCGCTATCAACTATGGTAATTTCGCTCAGACTTACGGACTTGAGGTCGGAAGTCCAGTTTACATGGGTCTGGTCGAGAAAGGGGCTTACAAGGATGAGCTGGAGATAAGACATCTTGTGAGAAGCGACGTAAGGGAAGATTACGCAAGTGATGCGGTATTCGCGAACTTCAGAGAGATTACCCTCGGAGATATAGCTCCGGGTAAGCTTTACAGATGCTCCCATCCTTCGATAGACGATCCCAGGGCTCCCTACGCGTCGGCTCTTATCGAGCAGGCCGGTATCAAGACTGTTATCAATCTCTCCGATTCAGATGAAGAGCTCGCACTAAATCTTGAATACTCGGAGTACTACAAGTCCATCGGCGAGGCCGGTAACCTCATTAATTTGAACATGGGTGTCGATCCTCTCGCAGACGACTTTGCGAAGAAGCTCGGAGAGGGCCTTAGATTCATGATAGTTCACGAGCCGCCGTACCTGATTCACTGTGTCGAAGGCAAGGATAGAGCCGGGATCGCATCTGCTCTGCTTGGCGCAATTATGAACGCAAAGACCGACGAGATTTATGCCGATTATGTCAAGTCTTACGAGAACTACTACAATGTATTACCAGGAACCGCAGCTTACGATGCAGTGAGAAAGATCGTCGCAGATCTCTTTGTATTAATGAACAATGGTAATCCAGTCAGCGATGTCAATGTGAAAAGCGTTGCACTTAACTATCTGACAAAGAGGGCAGGTCTAACTTACACAGAGATCGCCGCTATTCAGGATATTCTAAGATAA
- a CDS encoding N-acetyltransferase has translation MLEPIRISAREHSSAIEILAEAFADDPMVKYVVSEKRREVTRKIYAVMFKAYSTRGNAYFDSPDMKGMILWIDSEEEPGLGAWIRSGALKMLKFPARSLNRLMKVGRGVSKVHKDCIKGHHLHLIFIAVSPASQGKGIGRQLLSLLTRQADSRALPCYLETQNPLNLGFYKSFGFSIVREVEISSKLTTWSMIRNAMWNNE, from the coding sequence ATGTTAGAACCGATCAGGATTTCTGCAAGAGAACACTCAAGTGCGATAGAAATCTTGGCAGAAGCATTTGCCGATGATCCGATGGTCAAATACGTAGTTAGTGAAAAGAGAAGGGAAGTCACAAGGAAGATCTACGCAGTCATGTTTAAGGCCTATTCTACCAGAGGGAATGCCTATTTCGATTCGCCCGATATGAAAGGAATGATTCTTTGGATTGATTCTGAAGAAGAGCCCGGCCTTGGAGCATGGATCAGGAGCGGAGCCTTGAAAATGCTCAAATTTCCAGCAAGATCACTTAATCGTCTTATGAAGGTCGGCAGGGGAGTCTCGAAGGTCCACAAAGATTGCATAAAAGGTCACCACCTTCACCTAATCTTCATTGCCGTTTCTCCCGCTTCGCAGGGCAAGGGTATTGGAAGGCAGCTTTTGAGCCTTCTTACGCGTCAAGCAGATTCAAGAGCTCTCCCCTGTTATCTGGAGACTCAAAACCCTTTAAACCTAGGCTTCTACAAATCCTTTGGCTTTTCCATTGTGAGGGAAGTTGAAATATCGTCCAAACTCACGACCTGGAGCATGATTAGAAATGCTATGTGGAATAATGAATGA